From a single Nostoc edaphicum CCNP1411 genomic region:
- a CDS encoding prohibitin family protein — MKNQQFGNWQTTVLGIVLAILVIIGLNSFIIINPGQAGVISILGKARDGALLEGIHVKPPFITVIDVYDLTVQKFEVPAESSTKDLQNLSARFAINFRLDPIKVVEVRRKQGTLENIVSKIIAPQTQEAFKIAAARRTVEEAITKRSELKEDFDQALGDRLDKYGIIVLDTSVVDLAFSPEFAKAVEEKQIAEQRAQRAVYVAREAEQEAQADVNRAKGRAEAQRLLAETLKAQGGQLVLQKEAIEAWKTGGAQMPKVLVMGNDSKNGVPFIFNLGNVQNQP; from the coding sequence TTGAAAAATCAGCAATTTGGTAATTGGCAAACCACAGTTTTGGGAATTGTGTTAGCAATACTAGTGATTATTGGGCTAAATTCCTTTATCATTATTAACCCAGGACAAGCAGGAGTAATTAGCATCTTGGGTAAAGCGAGAGATGGCGCTTTATTGGAAGGTATTCACGTGAAACCGCCTTTTATCACTGTGATAGATGTGTATGATTTAACAGTGCAAAAATTTGAAGTCCCAGCGGAGAGTTCCACTAAAGATTTGCAAAATTTATCTGCGAGATTTGCAATTAACTTTCGCCTCGATCCGATAAAGGTAGTTGAAGTTAGAAGGAAGCAAGGAACATTAGAGAATATTGTATCAAAAATCATTGCTCCTCAGACACAAGAAGCATTTAAAATTGCCGCAGCTAGAAGAACAGTAGAAGAAGCAATTACGAAACGAAGTGAATTGAAAGAAGACTTCGATCAAGCGTTAGGCGATCGCTTAGACAAATATGGGATAATTGTATTAGATACTAGCGTAGTTGATTTAGCGTTCTCACCAGAATTTGCCAAAGCAGTCGAAGAAAAACAAATTGCTGAACAACGGGCGCAAAGAGCAGTTTATGTAGCACGTGAAGCTGAACAAGAAGCACAAGCAGACGTTAATCGCGCCAAAGGGAGAGCAGAAGCTCAAAGACTTTTAGCAGAGACACTCAAAGCCCAAGGAGGACAGTTAGTTCTGCAAAAAGAAGCCATTGAAGCTTGGAAGACTGGCGGCGCTCAGATGCCCAAAGTCCTGGTTATGGGTAATGACTCAAAAAATGGTGTGCCCTTTATATTCAACCTTGGGAATGTCCAAAATCAACCGTAA
- a CDS encoding DUF1824 family protein, producing MSTPNPQNLTAEEAKKLLNKFNCLDIAPILNSSEKVVVRNALILLTKLTDYQILGICADTAEEGILAMKTYSLALGYEPPNNLLTPEGPVYIKLNGKNGLCYLDSYDGHHRGVLVSCQSYDEDGINEMYGHLPLDLFV from the coding sequence ATGTCAACCCCTAATCCTCAGAATCTCACCGCCGAAGAAGCGAAAAAATTACTGAACAAATTCAACTGTCTAGACATTGCCCCTATCCTCAACTCATCAGAAAAAGTTGTAGTTCGTAATGCCTTAATTTTGCTCACCAAGCTTACTGATTACCAAATATTAGGAATTTGTGCAGATACAGCAGAAGAAGGAATATTGGCAATGAAAACCTATTCTCTGGCTTTGGGTTATGAACCACCAAATAATTTACTGACACCCGAAGGCCCAGTTTATATCAAATTAAATGGTAAAAATGGCTTATGTTATCTTGATTCCTATGATGGACATCATCGTGGCGTATTAGTATCTTGCCAGTCTTATGACGAAGATGGAATCAACGAAATGTATGGACACCTTCCCTTGGACTTATTTGTATAG